The Papilio machaon chromosome 3, ilPapMach1.1, whole genome shotgun sequence genome window below encodes:
- the LOC106707815 gene encoding probable glutamate--tRNA ligase, mitochondrial, whose protein sequence is MVNIVMNSLFIPSYNLYRTLKTVCPRVRFAPSPTGYLHLGGLRTAVYNYLFAKSRGGVFILRIEDTDQTRKVPGSVEALVKDLNWAGLEYDEGPGKDSQYGPYIQSERLNIYKDHIDKLLNNGSAYHCFCTERRLNILRRDAVKLQRVPKYDNRCRHLTPEEVKEKIKSGIPYCIRFKLTSDIQYYQDMVFGNIAYDVSLNEGDPVLIKGDGYPTYHFANVVDDHLMEVSHVLRGVEWQISTTKHLLIYRAFGWTPPEFGHLPLIVNSDGTKLSKRQSDVKVEDYRNNGILPLALVNYITLSGGGFDHVVGEGVRLKTMEELTKEFQIERISSHPSRLNPDLLEECNRLEIKRQLQDHKLSEQLIDNLQELIKTTYPEHNLNVSKEHIRNILIWATSRITRIEELVSTKFAFMWILPTIDKIEIDNSLLEKLVQDLEKIENFEEDSLKNHLRNFSEENDIKFPTLMKMLRSVLSGLKEGPGVAEMMHLLGKSQSLERIKAVMR, encoded by the exons atggtgAACATTGTTATGAACAGTTTGTTTATACCTTCGTATAACCTATATCGGACATTGAAAACTGTTTGCCCGCGAGTAAGATTTGCGCCTAGTCCCACGGGATATTTACATTTGGGTGGTTTAAGGACCgctgtttataattatttatttgcaaaatcAAGAGGTGGTGTATTTATTTTGCGGATAGAAGATACAGATCAAACCAGAAAAGTGCCGGGTTCGGTGGAGGCTCTTGTAAAGGATTTAAATTGGGCGGGCCTTGAATATGATGAAGGACCTGGAAAAGACAGTCAATATGGACCTTATATTCAAAGCGAACGATtgaatatatataa AGATCACATAGATAAATTACTTAACAATGGATCTGCATACCATTGCTTCTGCACAGAAAGGAGACTGAATATATTGCGGAGGGATGCTGTTAAGTTACAAAGAGTGCCCAAGTATGACAATCGGTGCAGACATCTGACACCGGAAGAGGTcaaggaaaaaattaaatctggaATTCCATATTGTATTAGATTTAAg CTTACCTCAGACATCCAATATTACCAAGACATGGTGTTTGGTAATATAGCTTATGATGTATCTCTGAATGAAGGTGACCCTGTACTCATAAAAGGTGATGGTTATCCAACATATCATTTTGCTAATGTCGTTGATGATCATCTTATGGAAGTGAGTCATGTATTACGTGGTGTGGAGTGGCAGATATCTACAACAAAGCATTTATTGATATACAG agCTTTTGGATGGACGCCACCAGAATTTGGTCACTTGCCATTGATTGTAAATTCAGATGGAACAAAACTAAGCAAAAGACAAAGTGATGTCAAAGTGGAAGATTATAGAAATAATG GTATACTTCCATTAGCGCTAGTGAACTACATTACATTGTCTGGTGGTGGCTTCGACCACGTCGTTGGCGAAGGAGTCCGTTTGAAGACAATGGAGGAATTAACTAAAGAG TTCCAGATCGAAAGAATCTCGTCACATCCCAGTCGGTTAAATCCAGATCTATTGGAGGAATGCAATCGATTGGAGATAAAGCGGCAACTACAAGATCATAAACTGTCAGAACAATTAATCGATAATTTGCAAGAATTGATTAAAACTACTTATCcagaacacaatttaaatgtttccaAAGAACATATAAGAAATATCTTAATATGGGCTACATCCAGAATAACAAGGATAGAAGAATTAGTTTCGACAAAGTTCGCATTTATGTGGATACTCCCGACCATAGACAAGATAGAAATAGACAATAGTTTATTGGAGAAGTTAGTTCAGGATTTGGAGAAGATTGAAAATTTTGAGGAAGATTCTCTGAAGAATCATTTAAGAAACTTCTCGGAAGAGAATGACATTAAATTTCCAACATTGATGAAAATGCTGAGATCAGTTCTCAGTGGGCTGAAGGAAGGTCCTGGTGTTGCGGAAATGATGCATTTATTAGGGAAAAGTCAATCTTTAGAAAGAATAAAGGCTGTTAtgcgataa